In Candidatus Neomarinimicrobiota bacterium, the DNA window ACAAGCCGTATTGGAAGCTCATAAATTTGGTACCATCGGTGGCTATGGTGGCGAGATGGATCATTATGAGAGTGTTGAAGACGCAGATTATAATATTACACGTGACATCGCTAAAACGGTTAAGTAACCCTTCATGGTAGAATTTGTAAATATTTCGAAAACCTTTCCAGATGGCACGGCAGCAGTGCACGATGTTAGCATTACAGCACCTGAAAAAGAGTTCTCAGTTATCCTGGGACCCAGTGGAGCTGGCAAAACAACCTTGCTTAGAACTGTGAATCGCCTGGTGCGGCCAAGCGCTGGGCAGGTCCTGGTAAACGGAACAGAGATCACCGATGCCAACCAAAGAGAAATCCGTAGTGATATTGGTATGATTTTTCAACAGTTCAACCTGGTTGGAAATCTGTCGGTTCTCATAAATGTACTGGCCGGAAGTCTGGGATCGCATCAGAATTGGTGGTCTAACTTATATTTGTTCCCTAAATCTTATCGATTAAAAGCGTTGGATTTACTGGATAGGGTTGGTCTTCTGGATCAGGCATATAAGCGTGCCGATGAATTGAGTGGTGGTCAGCAACAACGGGTTGGTATTGCCCGGGCACTCATGCAGGAACCACGGGTTTTACTGGCAGATGAACCCGTTGCCAGTGTGGATCCACGTACGTCTCAGGAAATCTTGACACTGCTAAAAGATTTATGTGCGGAAAAAGATTTGACTGTGCTCTGCACCCTCCATCAAGTCGATCTGGCTCTTCAATTTTCCGATCGAATCATTGGTATAGCAGATGGTGAAATTATCCTCAATGAGAAATCATCTGTATTGGATGTGGAAAAGCTGAGAACCATTTATTCGACTAAAAATCATGGTCTGTTTTTTGGC includes these proteins:
- the phnC gene encoding phosphonate ABC transporter ATP-binding protein gives rise to the protein MVEFVNISKTFPDGTAAVHDVSITAPEKEFSVILGPSGAGKTTLLRTVNRLVRPSAGQVLVNGTEITDANQREIRSDIGMIFQQFNLVGNLSVLINVLAGSLGSHQNWWSNLYLFPKSYRLKALDLLDRVGLLDQAYKRADELSGGQQQRVGIARALMQEPRVLLADEPVASVDPRTSQEILTLLKDLCAEKDLTVLCTLHQVDLALQFSDRIIGIADGEIILNEKSSVLDVEKLRTIYSTKNHGLFFGPMTENPHDAEVINWNQLK